The genomic region TCTGAGTTTAGCCAGAGTGTTGCCCGCAGCTAACCGGGGAACAATCGCTAGCTATTTAGTCATCATGGCGGAGATCGAGAGGGGCGTGGAAGATATTTTTGAGCTGCTATTTACAGAACTCCAACAGTCTACACGAGCGTCAGAGGCGAATTGCCGGGAGGTGAGCGGGCGCATTGCCGCCGAAGTCGAGCGAATTTGCCAGCAGAGCAAGCGCATTCAAGCGTCCGGGGAAGTTCGTACCTGGGCGATCGCCCTATCCAGACATCGCCTCCAGCAGTGTTTGAACTACTACAAACTCGGCTCCCAAGCCGGGCGCATCGATTTACACAGCACCCTCAGTGCAATTGTCTACCGTTACATCACCCCTCCCCAAGTTCAATCGAGCTACCAAGCCCGCTTGAACCTGATTGAAGATTTTTTACAAGGATTTTATCTCGAAGCCCTCAACGCCTTTCGGCGCGAAGCCCAACTCGAAGCCACCTTTTCCCCCTCGACCTTACTCGAACTGGCCGAATACATGGCCTTTACCGAACGCTACGGCAAACGGCGGATCCCCTTACCCGGGGGACGCTCCCAACAGCTCATCGTCCTGCGGGCTCAGACCTTTTCCCAACAACAACCGCCCGAAACGATCGTCGATATGGAGCAAGCCGCCGAGGGCGCCAGCCTCGATTCCGATCGCACCTGGAACGACTCCTCCGTGCAGCAAGTGCGCGAAGCGATGGTCGATCCCGATTCCCTCAGTGCCGAAGATTCCCTGCGCGAAACCGTCATTCAAGAACTGATGACCTACCTGCAAAATCGCGACCAGCAAGATTGCGCCGACTACTTCGCTTTAAGATTGCAAGACTTGCCCACCGCAGAAATCGAAGCAATCCTCGGCTTGACCCCGAGAGAACGAGATTACTTGCAACAACGATTCAAATACCACTTGATCCGCTTTGCCCTTTCCCATCGGTGGGAACTCGTCCACGAGTGGCTCGAAGCCGACTTAGACCATAACCTCGGCCTCAGTCCCAGTCAATGGCAGACATTTCAACAAAAAATCGGTCCCGAACAAGTCAAACTGCTCGAACTCAAACAACAAAACTTACCCGAAGCGCAAATCGCCCAAGCCCTCGGGTGTACCCTCAACCAAGTTCAAAAACGCTGGTTTAAACTGCTTGAGGTAGCCTGGGAAATTAGAAACCATTAAGGTTCCGGAAAACGTGCATTTACAGATGAATAGGGGGTTAAGAAATGGAATCGAGGGACGCCGAAGCTTTTGAGCGCATTCAACACTCCAAAGCTTTACAACAGCAACTCCTTGAATGGTTGCTCTCAGAAAATCGCCACCCGGTCGAGTTATCGCCGCCGGGGACGACCGACATCGACCGCCCATTCGATCCGCTCGATTCAGAAACCTTCGACGATTTCCTCTCGGGTCCGGGCGACATCGAGGCGGGGATCGCGAACCCTGACGAATCGCCTCTCGGAGGAATTCGACCACATCAACCAGGAGAGATACCTGCCGTGCAAGACCGTTATTACGCGCTCCTCAAGCGCAGATTGCAAACTGAAATTCAGCACCACCTTCCCCTGTTTCCTTGGGAAAACGAAGTGCTAGACTACGACGCTGAAACGTCAGACTGGTCCGTCGCCCAACAAGTTCCCGATCGCCTGTGGACGGCGCAACTGGAACAACTCAACTTACCCGTTACCCTGCCCCCCGCCGTATTGACCCGCATTTTCGAGCAGTGTCGCCGCTTGGTGAACTCCTCCGTGCAAGAAGGACTCAAACTGGTGCGGGCCGTTGAAGATCTCTTTCCCGAACAAACCTACACCCTGCATCAGCTCGCCGGAACCCTCATGGTAGCCGGAGCGCCGCAACGCAGTACCGACGCGATCGATCGCCTCTCCCAAGCGGCTGCGGACTTTCCCGAAACTTACGAAGCCGCCAGTCCCACCCAACAAATGGTAATGTCCTTACTGGCTGCTCGCGAAATTGTCGGCAGTTTAACCCTGTCCGTGCGCGCGGGCGACCCTCCCGTCCAACGGCAGTGGCTGACCGGGTACGGCACCCTCGAACTCAACGTCGAGTATACGCGGCGCGATACGCCGGAGGCGTCGCGAAGCGATCGCCCGTCAACGGCAGCGACCTCCCAAGCCCCCTCGTGCTTGCGCGTCGCAGCCGACCTGCCCTGTGGTGGCCGTTTGACCCTCGAAAAAGATCGCAGCCAAGGGAGTAACTGCCGCAGCGATGCCGGATCGTTGAGCGTCGAAGTACAAGACCCCCAACCCCATGAAAAATACTTTTTAAAAGTGGAATTGGACGATCCCGACAGTCACCCCTTAATTTTCACAGTTTATCCCCTCGACAATTTTCGAGCATGAGACGGCACAGTTTTGAGAATGGATTAAAGTAGGAAGGAAATCGGCACACTGCTGATTTTTTCCTTCCTTTTCAATCTGTTCCCCTCGCGACTGATTCCTTCTCATGTCTCACTCATCAGGGATTTGGCATCTGTTCGACTTTCGAGGCGTTCGCCGTCTGCGACAGAAGCTCGCCGCCTTGCCGCCTCCGGTTCCGGAACACTCGATCGCCTTGCGCGTTCTCGTCCAAACCCTCGTCATTGTCGGCATTATCGCCACGGACATCGCCGCTCAAACCCAAATGAGCCTCTGGGCGATTCCCCTGAGTATTCTCGGGGCGGTCTGGAGTTGGTACCGACGCGACAAACCCGATATTCCCGTCAAATTCGTCCTCGCAATCGCCATGTTGCTCGTGTTGGGGGCGTTTTTTAATCGCCTGATTCGCGAACTCAACGACACGCGAGTCGTTTTAGCCGAACTACTGATTCGGATCCAAATTATCCATAGTTTCGACATTCCCCGACGCAAAGATTTAGGCTACTCGATGGTCATCGGCCTGATTTTACTCGGCGTCGCGGGAACTTTGAGCCAAACCCTCGCATTTGCGCCGTTACTCTTCATCTTTTTAGCCCTCGCCCTGCCGACTTTAGTCCTCGACTATCGCTCGCGCCTCGGGTTGACCCCCTTATCCCGGCGAGGGGAAAGCCGCTCTAAACCTCGCCAAACCCTTTGGCAACGCTTGAGTCGGGATCTGTCTCCCAAACGCTTGGGCGTCTTTTTATTGGTAACCGTCAGCTTGGGGTTGCTCGTGTTCGCCCTGTTGCCCCGCTTTCCGGGTTACCAACTGCAAACCTTTCCCGTGAGCTCCGAAATCGAATTTGAAGGAGAGTTCGACGGTCGCAGCATTGTCAATCCCGGTTACGCCCGCAACGGTCGCGGCGATGGGGAAGACCTCGGGGAAGGTGAAGGCGGCGACGAACCCGGGGAAATGGATTCGACGTTTTACTACGGCTTCAATTCCCGGATCAATCAGAACCTGCGCGGTCAGATGGAACCGAAGGTGGTGATGCGGGTGCGATCGCAGGCTCCCGGATTTTGGCGGGTTTTAGCTTTCGACCGCTACACCGGAAAAGGATGGGAAATTTCCCGCAACGACGATGTTAGAACCCTCGATCGTCCGGGCTGGTCTTACCAATTTCTCATCCCCCGAGACGCTCGCAGTGCGGGGACTGGACTGGCGGAAATAAGCCGGGTGGTGCAGAGTTACACGGTTGTTTCTGACTTACCCAATATCATTCCGGCGCTGTTAGAACCGCGCGCCTTATATTTCCCGACGCGAGAAGTGGCGCTCGATCCGGAAGGCAGTTTGCGATCGCCTCTGGGACTGCTCGAAGGACTGACCTACACGGTGATTTCCGAAGTCCCTCACCGCGATCGCACTGCGTTAGGTAACGCCCCGAAAAATTATCCGCCGAGTATTCGCGACTATTATCTCGACGTTCCGGCGTCGATTCGCGATCGTGTGCGCCAATTGGCACAAGAGATTTTACAAACCTCTCCCAATCCTTTAGATAACCCTTACGAACAAACCCTCTATCTCGCCCAATATCTCAAACAAAATTATTCCATTCCCACCGACCCGTTTGGCTTGCCCTTTTTTGATGAAAATGAGGATTTAGTCGAAAGTTTCCTGTTCGAGCAACAAGGCGGTTACCCGGATCATTTTTCGACGGTCTTGACTGTGATGCTACGCTCGATCGGAATTCCGGCCCGTCTCGCCGTCGGTTTCGGTCCGGGAGAGTTCAATCCCTTTACCGGACTCTACGTGGTTCGCAATACCGACGCTTACGCCATCACCGAAGTCTGCTTTCCTCAATACGGCTGGTTTGGCTTCGATCCGATTCCCGGTCACGAGTTAATCCCCCCCTCGGTGGAAGAATACGAACCCTTTGGCGTCTTGCAGATGTTCTGGAAATGGGTAGCGGGGTGGTTACCTTCCCCCGTGACGGGTTTGATTCAAACCGTGGTTTCCGCAGCGATTGGCGGGATATTGCGTTTTGCGGCGTGGTTGTTGCGCCTGTTCGGTCGCGGTTGGTTTGGGGTGGTTTCCGGGTTGGTGGTCTTTTTAAGCTTTGGGTTGCTCGGTTGGCTTGGTTGGAAGGGCTGGAAATGGTGGCACTACCGTCGTTTTCTGGCTAAATTACCGCCGTTGGAGTCGATCTACCGTCAGATGGTGGATACTTTGGCCCGGGAGGGGTATCCCAAGAATCCGGCTCAAACGCCGTTCGAGTACGCCCGCCAGTTGCCGCCTCATTATCCGGAGGAGCGTGCGGCGGCGATCGCGGAAATTTCGCAAGCTTACGTGCGCTGGCGCTATGGCGGACGCCAGGAAAATTGCGATCGCCTTTCCCAGGTTTTGAAACGCTTGCAACGACTCCAGAAAGGCGATCGCCCCTCGGCGCGGTAAGCGGGAATTTTCAAAACTCTTTGAGATCTAAATTCTTCGATCTCAAATCAGCATGGTTTGGCGATCGCCTCCCTTAGATCGCCCCTCAACTCAATAAATCGAGGGAATCTGGAGATCCGAGGGACACGATCGCGGGTTCTTGATAAAGCGGGACGACAAAGGTCACCGTGGAACCGAGTCCTTCCCCGAGACTGTAAAAATTCACTAGACCTCCCATCGCCTCGATCAGTTTCTGTGAAATTGCCAATCCCAATCCCGTCCCGCCATACTGTCGGGTGCGATCGCTATCGACTTGCGAAAACGATTGAAAGAGTTTGTCTTGCTTGTCTAAAGAAACGCCAATTCCCGTATCCGTAACGGAAATCTGCACCACACCGGGCAATTCCAAACCCCGGACTTCGACTTTATTTTTAACAATCGTCGCGCGAATTTCGATTCCCCCTTCGTGGGTAAATTTAATTGCGTTTCCGACAATATTTAACATTACTTGTAACAAGCGCTGATAATTGCCGTAAAGCAAAATTTCATCTTCTGTTTCGGGAAGTTGAATTTGTAAGGTTAGATTTTTCTGTTGGACTAAAGCGCGGGTATGGTTTTCGACGGTGCTCACCAGTTCGCCGAGATTGACTGGATTGAGATCCAAGTGCATTTTACCTGCTTCAATTTTGGCGATATCTAAAATATCGTTAATTAAATTGAGCAGGTGTAAGGCGGAACGATAGGCTTCTTCAATAAACTGTTTTTCTTCTTCTTCATCTTCGGCCATGCCTTCCATAATCAGTTTTAAAAAGCCGATCATGCCGTTGAGAGGGGTTCGTAATTCGTGAGAGGTATTGGCTAAAAATTGGCTTTTGAGTTTGGAGGCGGCTTCGGCTTGTTCCCGCGCTTGTTCTAATTCTTGATATAAGGTGGCGTGGGCGATCGCCGTTCCCACTTGTTCGCCGAGTTCTCGGACAAATTCGATTTCGGCGGCGCCCCAGGTGCGATCGGGTTCCGGGTCGGGATCGGGCTGGCGTTCGCCATCTGCGATCGCTTCCTGACACAAACACACTAATGCATTCGGACGATCTTGATAGCGGGTGGCGAAGATCAGCGCCGCTTGAGGGGCGCACCCGGGTAAAATCAGGGTTTCGACGGCGATCGCGTCCGAGGAGTCTAAAGCGCGTTGCCAGTCTGGATAGTCTTCGAGGAGGAAGTCCCAACCGAGGAGGGACGGGCGATCGCCGGGACAATATTCGGCAGTGACCTGCACGCAGTTTCTGGCGCTATTGTAAAGACAAATGAAGCAACGGCTGACTCCGAGAGCTTCGGCTAACCCTTTAACGGTTTGTCGGGCGATCGTATTCAAATCGAGGGTTCGCCGAATTTGCCGCGACATTTGGGCGAGCAGTTTTTGATACAGTTCCGATCCCGGGGGGAGGGTACGGCGCAAACTGCCAACGATCTCGGCAAGTAATTTTTGATGGAGGTTTAACCCGGAGGCAAGCAGGTGACTATTGTTCGGATTCTCGTTGGTGGGGAGTTCGCACTGGCTCAGGACACCGGGAATCGTTCGTCCCATCACCAAGACTTGCTGACCTTCGGAGTCGGAATCGGGTATGGCGGCGATCGTTAGGTCGAAAAGAAAGTAGCAATCCCGATAGCGAAAGGGGTAGCTGAAGCGTTCGGGAACCCCGGAGGACAGGACGCGCCTGACGCGATCGCCGTAGGGGACGATCGCCACGGGTTGGAACTGTTCGTCGATGCGGGTTCCGATCAGGGTCTGAGGGTCGAGTTCGCACTCGCTGGCCCTTTCCCAATAAAATGCACGGTAATAACCTTCGCGATCGTGGGTGAAGGCTAAGGGGGCGCCGAGGGCTTCTAACCAGTTATCCCCTTGTTGCGAGTGATGGGATGGCCCAGACGCAGAATTACTAGAAACGGAAAAGCGATCGGCAGATGCCATGAGCGGAGTCCGAGAGTAAACGGCCAGAGGTTGGCATGAAGCGATCGCCTCCCAAAAGCAATGGCAACGAAACGACGGCGATCGCTAACAGCAGTGAAATTCTGACCCCAAGCTAGCATTTTATTGGAGAGCGTCGCCGCTTCTATAGCATTTTCTAGATCGATCGCGTCGCTCGACCATCCCCTCGAAGCCCCCTTAAATAGGGGGGATTTAGGGGGATCGGAGTTGTCCCTCGTTGTTTGGGACTGTATTCAAACACTGCTCGACAAAGGCGGTGGCGAGACTGACCGCCAGCTCTTCAAATGCCTATTTCTCTAGGTTATGGCGAGCTACAACCTAGAGATTTTTCACGCTCTAATCATTCCATTCGCCCCGTGGGGGAACGGGAGGATTTCTTAATAAGTTTCGACTCAAGTCGTTGTCTCTACTGCGTTCGCCACGCAACCACTGCCTTACAGCAGTTTCAATGACTTTGCTCGGATCGTTGGTTAAATGTTGGATTTGTTCGAGTAGTTCGGCATCTAAATGAATAGAAACTTCTACTTTTTCTTTCCGATCGGAATGCACGACCTGGTCATTCATAGGACATTAATTCTCTCAGCAAAAAATAAGGATAAAGTAGAATGAACAACAGATTCTGTTGTACGAGACACTCGTGACTTGGCGATCGCCCGGGCGATCGCAAAACGATTCCATGGCGGTC from Oxynema aestuarii AP17 harbors:
- the hetZ gene encoding heterocyst differentiation protein HetZ, with product MAEIERGVEDIFELLFTELQQSTRASEANCREVSGRIAAEVERICQQSKRIQASGEVRTWAIALSRHRLQQCLNYYKLGSQAGRIDLHSTLSAIVYRYITPPQVQSSYQARLNLIEDFLQGFYLEALNAFRREAQLEATFSPSTLLELAEYMAFTERYGKRRIPLPGGRSQQLIVLRAQTFSQQQPPETIVDMEQAAEGASLDSDRTWNDSSVQQVREAMVDPDSLSAEDSLRETVIQELMTYLQNRDQQDCADYFALRLQDLPTAEIEAILGLTPRERDYLQQRFKYHLIRFALSHRWELVHEWLEADLDHNLGLSPSQWQTFQQKIGPEQVKLLELKQQNLPEAQIAQALGCTLNQVQKRWFKLLEVAWEIRNH
- a CDS encoding transglutaminase TgpA family protein, which translates into the protein MSHSSGIWHLFDFRGVRRLRQKLAALPPPVPEHSIALRVLVQTLVIVGIIATDIAAQTQMSLWAIPLSILGAVWSWYRRDKPDIPVKFVLAIAMLLVLGAFFNRLIRELNDTRVVLAELLIRIQIIHSFDIPRRKDLGYSMVIGLILLGVAGTLSQTLAFAPLLFIFLALALPTLVLDYRSRLGLTPLSRRGESRSKPRQTLWQRLSRDLSPKRLGVFLLVTVSLGLLVFALLPRFPGYQLQTFPVSSEIEFEGEFDGRSIVNPGYARNGRGDGEDLGEGEGGDEPGEMDSTFYYGFNSRINQNLRGQMEPKVVMRVRSQAPGFWRVLAFDRYTGKGWEISRNDDVRTLDRPGWSYQFLIPRDARSAGTGLAEISRVVQSYTVVSDLPNIIPALLEPRALYFPTREVALDPEGSLRSPLGLLEGLTYTVISEVPHRDRTALGNAPKNYPPSIRDYYLDVPASIRDRVRQLAQEILQTSPNPLDNPYEQTLYLAQYLKQNYSIPTDPFGLPFFDENEDLVESFLFEQQGGYPDHFSTVLTVMLRSIGIPARLAVGFGPGEFNPFTGLYVVRNTDAYAITEVCFPQYGWFGFDPIPGHELIPPSVEEYEPFGVLQMFWKWVAGWLPSPVTGLIQTVVSAAIGGILRFAAWLLRLFGRGWFGVVSGLVVFLSFGLLGWLGWKGWKWWHYRRFLAKLPPLESIYRQMVDTLAREGYPKNPAQTPFEYARQLPPHYPEERAAAIAEISQAYVRWRYGGRQENCDRLSQVLKRLQRLQKGDRPSAR
- a CDS encoding GAF domain-containing protein, which gives rise to MASADRFSVSSNSASGPSHHSQQGDNWLEALGAPLAFTHDREGYYRAFYWERASECELDPQTLIGTRIDEQFQPVAIVPYGDRVRRVLSSGVPERFSYPFRYRDCYFLFDLTIAAIPDSDSEGQQVLVMGRTIPGVLSQCELPTNENPNNSHLLASGLNLHQKLLAEIVGSLRRTLPPGSELYQKLLAQMSRQIRRTLDLNTIARQTVKGLAEALGVSRCFICLYNSARNCVQVTAEYCPGDRPSLLGWDFLLEDYPDWQRALDSSDAIAVETLILPGCAPQAALIFATRYQDRPNALVCLCQEAIADGERQPDPDPEPDRTWGAAEIEFVRELGEQVGTAIAHATLYQELEQAREQAEAASKLKSQFLANTSHELRTPLNGMIGFLKLIMEGMAEDEEEEKQFIEEAYRSALHLLNLINDILDIAKIEAGKMHLDLNPVNLGELVSTVENHTRALVQQKNLTLQIQLPETEDEILLYGNYQRLLQVMLNIVGNAIKFTHEGGIEIRATIVKNKVEVRGLELPGVVQISVTDTGIGVSLDKQDKLFQSFSQVDSDRTRQYGGTGLGLAISQKLIEAMGGLVNFYSLGEGLGSTVTFVVPLYQEPAIVSLGSPDSLDLLS
- a CDS encoding type II toxin-antitoxin system CcdA family antitoxin, with translation MNDQVVHSDRKEKVEVSIHLDAELLEQIQHLTNDPSKVIETAVRQWLRGERSRDNDLSRNLLRNPPVPPRGEWND